In Argiope bruennichi chromosome 4, qqArgBrue1.1, whole genome shotgun sequence, a single window of DNA contains:
- the LOC129965755 gene encoding NADH dehydrogenase [ubiquinone] iron-sulfur protein 6, mitochondrial-like, whose protein sequence is MAMPLAKSFAILRISQQLKYLSYPFSSIVSKNADTKVTHTGQKFDENDARLARFIDKEKYVNPHFAIDLINSIPPKVVKERVVSCDGGGGALGHPKVYINLDKDGPKACGYCGLRFVLDHHH, encoded by the exons aTGGCGATGCCCTTGGCTAAAAGTTTTGCTATTCTAAGAATTTCTCAAcaacttaaatatttaagttatccATTTAGTAGTATTGTATCCAAGAATGCAGATACGAAAGTAACTCATACAGGACAa aaatttgatgaaaatgatgCACGATTGGCTCGTTTTATtgacaaagaaaaatat gtcAATCCACATTTTGCAATTGACTTAATAAATTCTATCCCACCAAAGGTTGTAAAAGAGAGAGTAGTTTCATGTGATGGTGGTGGTGGAGCTCTTGGTCATCCTAAAGTATACATAAATTTG gaTAAGGATGGCCCAAAGGCCTGTGGTTACTGTGGATTGAGATTTGTTTTGGATCACCATCATTGA
- the LOC129965753 gene encoding ATP-dependent RNA helicase DDX18-like: MGESSGETMEGLSDTTFSSLEGKVSERTLKAVAEMGFTKMTDIQAKAIPPLLETKDVVACAKTGSGKTLAFLIPAVELIHKVHFRVYQGTGVIVLSPTRELATQTYNVVKKLMKYHSQTHTLLVGGGNYEEEKEKLQNGANLVVATPGRLLHHLQKTEYFVYKHVSFLIIDEADRMLDFGFEEEMKALLKIIRKFRMTALFSATLPQKAQELAKLAVRTSAIYIGLEPKESATVRGLEQGFLEVPTEKRFLTLYTFLRRNRHKLKMIVFFSSCMSAKFHSELFNYIGLRCYSIHGKLKQNKRNVAYRQFCKAEKGILLCTDITARGLDIPLVDWVIQYDPPDDPKEYIHRVGRTARGENGKGRAMVFLRPEETGFIRYLQCSKIPLWSYDFPFEKIPDVEEDYFDLVNGNYHFKHAAKEAYRAYIRAYKSHKLKHVFDESKLDLEAVARTFGFRRPPYVTF, encoded by the exons ATGGGCGAAAGTTCAG GTGAAACGATGGAAGGTCTTTCCGACACAACATTTAGCTCGTTAGAAGGCAAAGTTTCTGAGCGAACCCTGAAAGCTGTTGCTGAAATGGGTTTCACGAAGATGACAGACATACAAGCTAAAGCTATTCCTCCACTTCTAGAAACAAA ggATGTTGTTGCTTGTGCCAAGACTGGAAGTGGTAAAACCTTAGCCTTTTTAATACCTGCTGTTGAACTCATTCACAAGGTTCATTTTAGAGTTTATCAAGGAACTGGTGTTATAGTTTTGTCACCAACAAGAGAGTTAGCAACACAGACTTATAATGTAGTAAAAAAGTTGATGAAATATCATTCACAAACACATACCCTATTAGTTGGTGGTGGTAattatgaagaagaaaaagaaaagttacaAAATGGAGCAAATCTAGTTGTAGCAACACCTGGAAGGCTGTTACATCATCTTCag aaaacagaatattttgtgtacaaacatgtttcatttttaatcattgatGAAGCTGATAGAATGCTAGATTTTGGttttgaagaagaaatgaaagctcttttgaaaattatacgaA AATTCAGAATGACTGCTTTATTCAGCGCTACTCTTCCACAGAAAGCTCAAGAATTGGCGAAATTGGCAGTGCGGACAAGTGCAATTTATATTGGATTAGAACCGAAAGAATCGGCTACTGTTCGAGGCCTGGAACAA GGATTTCTGGAGGTTCCAACTGAAAAGCGGTTCCTTACTCTCTATACTTTCCTTAGAAGGAATAGGCATAAGCTGAAGATGATTGTATTTTTTAGTTCTTGCATGTCTGCCAAGTTTCATAGTGAGCTTTTCAACTACATAGGTTTACGTTGCTATAGTATTCAT GGCAAATTGAagcagaataaaagaaatgttgcATATCGCCAGTTTTGCAAGGCTGAAAAGGGTATTTTGCTATGTACAGACATAACTGCCAGAGGATTGGATATACCTCTTGTAGATTGGGTAATTCAGTATGATCCACCAGATGATCCCAAG gaATATATCCATCGTGTTGGTAGAACAGCTCGCGGAGAAAATGGAAAAGGTAGGGCCATGGTATTTCTTCGACCTGAAGAAACAGGCTTCATAAGATATTTGCAGTGTTCAAAAATACCTTTATGGAGTTACGATTTCCCTTTCGAGAAGATTCCAGATGTTGAAGAAGAT taCTTTGATCTGGTAAATGGAAATTACCACTTTAAACATGCAGCAAAGGAAGCTTACAGAGCATACATTCGTGCTTACAAATCTCATAAACTAAAACACGTATTTGATGAAAGTAAACTAGATCTTGAAGCTGTTGCCAGGACATTTGGTTTTCGGAGACCACCAtatgttactttttaa